One Vigna unguiculata cultivar IT97K-499-35 chromosome 11, ASM411807v1, whole genome shotgun sequence DNA window includes the following coding sequences:
- the LOC114168190 gene encoding BTB/POZ domain-containing protein At3g22104 isoform X1 encodes MEACCCNLEVDVNGEETFMVDKTVITQYSNKFARLFGKAGGAIGKLKVIFHDFPGGAEGFELMLKFCYNNGTADISPSNLFLARCAAEYMEMKEPVADVCNLLELTEKSLHEINYWTWSDVLIALKQCQNLVVLDCSEMVERCLDTIVGRLVLASEASPCPSTSSTDSSWIRFSCDSKSTESVKTSFTRLTWWFEDLLFFSPLLVAMLVKSMLLRKMDHVLISKFLLYYQKAKFSTSTTEEKSKIIEMVIDMHYGMDLSCVPCKTLFGILRVTLGLNISKCSRNKLETMIGSQLDQATLDNLLVPSPYGISYLYDVNLVLRILKAFLRRGNGAVTPIRMKKVASLIDLYTAEIAPDPCLKISKFLALATALPDSARDSYDEIYHAMDMYLEVHAQLSQEERVKICCVLNYEKLSPQACIHLSQNKKFPSKSAVQALISQQSKLKNLLHVTPSTSSYNDSPCSSSGAAQKVKKDKTSEQVVLYAGNFDLSTDNEKLKAHLQGMQWRVMELEKFCRKMQVQMAKITKSKASGNSYAKSLPKLCS; translated from the exons atggAAGCTTGCTGCTGCAACCTTGAAGTGGATGTAAATGGAGAAGAGACCTTCATGGTGGACAAG ACTGTTATTACACAGTATTCAAACAAGTTTGCTAGATTATTTGGAAAGGCTGGTGGTGCCATAGGAAAGCTTAAAgtaatatttcatgattttCCAGGAGGTGCAGAAGGTTTTGAGCTTATGTTGAAGTTCTGTTACAACAATGGAACAGCTGATATAAGTCCTTCGAATTTGTTCCTTGCGCGTTGTGCTGCTGAGTACATGGAAATGAAGGAACCTGTGGCTGATGTATGTAACTTATTGGAGCTAACTGAAAAGTCACTCCATGAGATCAACTATTGGACTTGGTCAGATGTTTTGATTGCTCTGAAGCAGTGCCAGAATTTGGTAGTTCTAGATTGTTCGGAGATGGTAGAAAGATGCTTGGACACTATTGTGGGGAGGCTGGTTTTGGCTAGTGAAGCAAGTCCTTGTCCATCAACTAGTTCCACAGATAGTTCTTGGATTCGGTTTTCATGTGACTCTAAGAGCACTGAGAGTGTAAAAACAAGTTTCACTCGTTTGACATGGTGGTTTGAAGATCTCCTTTTTTTCAGTCCCTTGTTGGTTGCAATGTTGGTTAAGTCAATGCTTTTGCGAAAGATGGACCATGTTTTGATCAGTAAGTTTCTTCTCTACTATCAGAAGGCTAAATTTTCCACTTCTACTACAGAGGAGAAGAGCAAGATAATAGAAATGGTCATAGATATGCATTATGGTATGGATCTAAGTTGTGTTCCTTGCAAGACTTTGTTTGGGATTCTGAGGGTTACTTTAGGTTTAAATATAAGCAAATGTAGCAGGAACAAGTTGGAGACTATGATTGGTTCCCAATTGGATCAAGCAACCCTGGACAATTTGCTTGTTCCATCTCCTTATGGAATAAGCTACTTGTATGATGTGAACCTTGTTTTGAGAATTTTGAAGGCATTCTTGCGAAGAGGAAATGGTGCAGTCACTCCCATTCGGATGAAGAAAGTTGCTAGCTTAATAGATTTGTACACAGCAGAAATAGCCCCTGATCCTTGTTTGAAAATTTCCAAGTTCTTGGCTCTTGCCACAGCACTTCCAGATTCTGCAAGAGATTCTTATGATGAGATCTACCATGCAATGGACATGTATCTTGAG GTACATGCTCAATTGTCACAGGAAGAACGAGTGAAGATATGCTGTGTTTTAAACTATGAGAAGCTTTCACCTCAAGCTTGCATACACCTATCTCAGAACAAGAAATTTCCTTCAAAATCCGCAGTTCAGGCTCTTATCTCTCAACAATCTAAGCTAAAAAATTTACTCCATGTTACTCCCAGTACAAGTTCATACAACGATTCACCTTGCAGCTCCAGTGGGGCTGCTCAAAAGGTAAAGAAAGATAAAACCAGTGAACAGGTTGTGTTGTATGCTGGAAATTTTGATCTTTCTACCGATAATGAGAAACTCAAAGCACATTTACAAGGAATGCAGtggagggtcatggaattagAGAAATTCTGTAGAAAAATGCAAGTCCAAATGGCAAAGATCACAAAATCAAAAGCATCAGGCAATAGTTATGCAAAATCTTTGCCAAAGCTATGCTCATGA
- the LOC114168190 gene encoding BTB/POZ domain-containing protein At3g22104 isoform X2, protein MLKFCYNNGTADISPSNLFLARCAAEYMEMKEPVADVCNLLELTEKSLHEINYWTWSDVLIALKQCQNLVVLDCSEMVERCLDTIVGRLVLASEASPCPSTSSTDSSWIRFSCDSKSTESVKTSFTRLTWWFEDLLFFSPLLVAMLVKSMLLRKMDHVLISKFLLYYQKAKFSTSTTEEKSKIIEMVIDMHYGMDLSCVPCKTLFGILRVTLGLNISKCSRNKLETMIGSQLDQATLDNLLVPSPYGISYLYDVNLVLRILKAFLRRGNGAVTPIRMKKVASLIDLYTAEIAPDPCLKISKFLALATALPDSARDSYDEIYHAMDMYLEVHAQLSQEERVKICCVLNYEKLSPQACIHLSQNKKFPSKSAVQALISQQSKLKNLLHVTPSTSSYNDSPCSSSGAAQKVKKDKTSEQVVLYAGNFDLSTDNEKLKAHLQGMQWRVMELEKFCRKMQVQMAKITKSKASGNSYAKSLPKLCS, encoded by the exons ATGTTGAAGTTCTGTTACAACAATGGAACAGCTGATATAAGTCCTTCGAATTTGTTCCTTGCGCGTTGTGCTGCTGAGTACATGGAAATGAAGGAACCTGTGGCTGATGTATGTAACTTATTGGAGCTAACTGAAAAGTCACTCCATGAGATCAACTATTGGACTTGGTCAGATGTTTTGATTGCTCTGAAGCAGTGCCAGAATTTGGTAGTTCTAGATTGTTCGGAGATGGTAGAAAGATGCTTGGACACTATTGTGGGGAGGCTGGTTTTGGCTAGTGAAGCAAGTCCTTGTCCATCAACTAGTTCCACAGATAGTTCTTGGATTCGGTTTTCATGTGACTCTAAGAGCACTGAGAGTGTAAAAACAAGTTTCACTCGTTTGACATGGTGGTTTGAAGATCTCCTTTTTTTCAGTCCCTTGTTGGTTGCAATGTTGGTTAAGTCAATGCTTTTGCGAAAGATGGACCATGTTTTGATCAGTAAGTTTCTTCTCTACTATCAGAAGGCTAAATTTTCCACTTCTACTACAGAGGAGAAGAGCAAGATAATAGAAATGGTCATAGATATGCATTATGGTATGGATCTAAGTTGTGTTCCTTGCAAGACTTTGTTTGGGATTCTGAGGGTTACTTTAGGTTTAAATATAAGCAAATGTAGCAGGAACAAGTTGGAGACTATGATTGGTTCCCAATTGGATCAAGCAACCCTGGACAATTTGCTTGTTCCATCTCCTTATGGAATAAGCTACTTGTATGATGTGAACCTTGTTTTGAGAATTTTGAAGGCATTCTTGCGAAGAGGAAATGGTGCAGTCACTCCCATTCGGATGAAGAAAGTTGCTAGCTTAATAGATTTGTACACAGCAGAAATAGCCCCTGATCCTTGTTTGAAAATTTCCAAGTTCTTGGCTCTTGCCACAGCACTTCCAGATTCTGCAAGAGATTCTTATGATGAGATCTACCATGCAATGGACATGTATCTTGAG GTACATGCTCAATTGTCACAGGAAGAACGAGTGAAGATATGCTGTGTTTTAAACTATGAGAAGCTTTCACCTCAAGCTTGCATACACCTATCTCAGAACAAGAAATTTCCTTCAAAATCCGCAGTTCAGGCTCTTATCTCTCAACAATCTAAGCTAAAAAATTTACTCCATGTTACTCCCAGTACAAGTTCATACAACGATTCACCTTGCAGCTCCAGTGGGGCTGCTCAAAAGGTAAAGAAAGATAAAACCAGTGAACAGGTTGTGTTGTATGCTGGAAATTTTGATCTTTCTACCGATAATGAGAAACTCAAAGCACATTTACAAGGAATGCAGtggagggtcatggaattagAGAAATTCTGTAGAAAAATGCAAGTCCAAATGGCAAAGATCACAAAATCAAAAGCATCAGGCAATAGTTATGCAAAATCTTTGCCAAAGCTATGCTCATGA